CCCATCTGTGCCCTGGACGACATCGTGCCCAACACCGGCGTCTGCGCGCTGGTGGACGGTGACCAGGTCGCCGTGTTCCGTGTGGGCAGCACCACGCAAACCGTGTACGCCATCGGCAACTACGATCCGAATGCCCATGCAGCCGTGCTCTCGCGCGGGCTGATCGGCAATCTGGGAGAGCGCATCGTCGTGGCCTCGCCGATCTACAAGCAGCATTTCGATCTGACCACGGGCGAGTGTCTGGAAGCGCCGGCCAATTCTGTGCACGCGTACGCGACCAAGGTCGAGAACGGCACCATCTGGGTGGGGGTGTGAGCATGACGTCGGCGCGCCCCAAGCTGGTCGTCATTGGCAACGGCATGGCCGGCATGCGCACGGTCGAAGAATTGCTCAAGCTCGCGCCGGACCTGTACGACATCACCGTGTTTGGCGAAGAGCCGCACGGCAACTACAACCGCATCCTGCTCTCGCCTGTGCTGGCAGGGGAGAAGCAGGTTGACGACATCATGCTCAACACGCGTGAGTGGTACGACCAGAACCGCATCGTGCTGCACGCCGGTGACCCGGTCGTCGCCATCGACCGCCCGCGCCGCACGCTGCGCTCACGCGACGGCGTGGAGATGCGCTACGACCGCCTGTTGATCGCCACCGGCTCGCGCCCGTTCATCCTGCCGGTGCCGGGGCACCTGCTGCCGGGCGTGATCGCCTTCCGTGACATTCAAGACGTGGAGACGATGCTGGAGGCCGCGCGCAACCACCGGCATGCGGTCGTCATCGGCGGCGGCCTGCTCGGGCTCGAAGCGGCCAACGGTCTGATGCGCCAAGGCATGGACGTGACGGTCGTGCACCTGCCCGACACGCTGATGGAGCGACAACTGGACAAGCCCGCCGCGCAGTTGCTGCAGAAGGCGCTGGAAGCCAAGGGCCTGCGCTTCCT
Above is a genomic segment from Ralstonia pickettii containing:
- the nirD gene encoding nitrite reductase small subunit NirD, giving the protein MQASRWTPICALDDIVPNTGVCALVDGDQVAVFRVGSTTQTVYAIGNYDPNAHAAVLSRGLIGNLGERIVVASPIYKQHFDLTTGECLEAPANSVHAYATKVENGTIWVGV
- a CDS encoding NAD(P)/FAD-dependent oxidoreductase, with translation MTSARPKLVVIGNGMAGMRTVEELLKLAPDLYDITVFGEEPHGNYNRILLSPVLAGEKQVDDIMLNTREWYDQNRIVLHAGDPVVAIDRPRRTLRSRDGVEMRYDRLLIATGSRPFILPVPGHLLPGVIAFRDIQDVETMLEAARNHRHAVVIGGGLLGLEAANGLMRQGMDVTVVHLPDTLMERQLDKPAAQLLQKALEAKGLRFLLGAHTAELLGTDRVTAVRFKDGTQIPADLVVMTAGVRPNIELAKAAGLHCERAIIVDDTLQTYDPRIYAVGECVQHRSATFGLVAPIWDQARVCAAHLAGAGHRRYVQQATATKLKVTGVDLYSAGDFIGGDGTEDIVLRDPRRGVYKRLVLKEDRIVGAVLYGDVADGPWYFDLIQREVPITSIRQRLLFGRALCEAEAA